A window of Chryseobacterium sp. IHB B 17019 genomic DNA:
TTCTTAGTAGATCCATCATAATTTAGTTAGAAGTTAGAAGTTAGAAATTAGAAGTTAGATAGCTAACTTTTAAGTTTCACACTCATTATCTAATTACCTAATCATCTAATTACCTAATTAAAGTTATGTTCAAAAAAATATTAATTGCCAATCGTGGCGAAATTGCAATGCGTATTTTACGTACTTGTAAAGAAATGGGAATTAAAACCGTTGCGGTTTATTCAACTGCGGATAAAGACAGTCTTCACGTAAGATTTGCTGATGAAGCAGTTTGTATCGGTCCTGCGATGAGTAAAGATTCATATCTGAAAATCCCAAATATTATTGCTGCTGCGGAAATCACAAACGCAGACGCCATCCACCCGGGTTACGGATTCTTATCTGAAAATGCTAATTTCTCAAGAATCTGCCAGAAAAACGGCATCAAATTTATCGGTGCTTCTCCTGAGCAGATCGAAAAAATGGGAGATAAAGCAAATGCGAAAGCTACGATGAAAGCTGCCGGTGTACCATGTGTACCCGGTTCTGACGGCTTGATCGAATCTTACGAACATGCGGTAAAAGTGGCTGAAGAAACCGGTTATCCGGTAATGATTAAAGCTACTGCCGGTGGTGGTGGAAAAGGAATGAGAGCTGTTTGGAAAGCTGAAGACCTGAAAGATCATTGGGAATCTGCAATTCAAGAGGCTGTGGCTGCATTCGGAAACGGAGGTATGTACATGGAAAAGCTGATTGAAGAGCCTAGACATATCGAAATTCAGATTGCAGGTGACCAATATGGTAAAGCTTGCCACCTTTCTGAAAGAGACTGTTCTGTACAAAGAAGAAACCAGAAACTAACGGAAGAAACTCCTTCTCCGTTCATGACGGATGAACTTCGTGAAAAAATGGGTGAAGCAGCTGTAAAAGCAGCGGAATTCATTGGATATGAAGGTGTTGGAACAATCGAATTCCTGGTTGATAAGCACAGAAATTTCTATTTTATGGAAATGAATACGAGAATCCAGGTGGAACACCCTATCACTGAGCAAGTTATAGATTATGACTTAATCAGAGAACAAATTCTTTTAGCTGCCGGAACTCCAATTTCAGGAATCAATTATTATCCAAAATTACATTCCATCGAGTGTAGAATCAACGCGGAAGATCCTTACGCAGATTTCAGACCATCTCCGGGAAAAATCACAGGATTGAATATTCCTGGCGGACACGGAATCAGAGTAGATACTCACGTTTATTCAGGATATACGATTCCTTCTAATTATGACTCAATGATCGCAAAACTGATCACGACGGCTCAAACCCGTGAGGAAGCGATTGCCAAAATGAGAAGAGCATTGGAAGAATTCTATATTGAAGGTGTAAAAACTACCATTCCTTTCCACAGACAACTGATGGATAATGAAGATTATCTTTCAGGAAACTATACTACAAAATTCATGGAGGATTTTGTAATGGATAGAAAATACGATAATCACTAAGATTATTTTTAAATAATATTGAAACCGTCTCATTTTTGAGGCGGTTTTTTAATTAGCCACGTCAAGGTTTGAAATCTTGACATGGCTCTTGCTTATTTTTGGGATTTTTTTATTTTTAACGATTAAAATAACTTTGGCAAAGATTAAAACTTTGATAAAGTTGAGATTGAAAAAGATAGAATAACTGCAACATAGAATTTGTAAGAGCAATATTTTCTAATTCACTTTTCCATTAGCCTTAAAAAGTACTTAAATCCTTCTATTTTCAGTATCAGGCTTCTGTTTATCGTTCTCGTTTATAATGCTTAAATTTGTGGAAAACCTAAAATTTATGTCAACAACAGAAACAGTAAAAAACTCACAGTATTTCATTGACCTTGAAGACCAGTATGGAGCACACAATTATCACCCTCTTCCCGTAGTTTTAGACAAAGGAGAAGGCGTTTTCGTATGGGATGTGGAAGGCAAGAGATATTATGATTTCCTTTCTGCTTATTCTGCTGTAAATCAAGGACATTCTCATCCAAAAATTGTTGAAGCTTTAGTGAATCAGGCTAAAAAATTAGCTTTAACGTCAAGAGCATTTTACAACTCAAATTTGGGAGAATACGAAAAAAAGATCACTACCCTTTTTGGTTTTGATAAAGTATTACCTATGAATTCCGGAGCTGAAGCTGTGGAAACAGCCGTAAAATTAGCCAGAAAATGGAGCTACGAAGTAAAAGGAATTTCAGAAAATTCAGCGAAAATAATTGTTTGCGAAAATAATTTCCACGGAAGAACAACAACTATTGTTTCTTTCTCAAACGATCCGGATGCAAACCAAAATTACGGACCTTTCACCCCTGGTTTTATAAAAATTCCTTACAACGATATTGCAGCTTTAGAACAAGTCTTAAACAGAGAAGCAGGAAATATTGCAGCGTTTTTGGTTGAGCCTATTCAAGGGGAAGCCGGAGTTTATGTTCCGAATGACGGATTTTTGAAAAATGCCTCAGAATTGTGTAAAAAACACAACGTTCTTTTCATTGCAGACGAAGTTCAAACAGGGATCGCAAGAACGGGAAGACTGATCGCTTGTCATCATGAAGATGTTCAGCCTGATATTTTGATTTTGGGTAAAGCACTTTCTGGCGGGATGTATCCGGTTTCGGCTGTGCTAGCGAATAATGAAATCATGAATGTGATTAAGCCTGGTCAACACGGTTCTACTTTTGGAGGAAACCCAATTGCTTGTGCAGTTGCAGTTGCAGCTTTAGATGTTGTAGAGGACGAAAAATTATCAGAAAGAGCTGAAGAATTAGGAAAGTTGTTCAGATCGGAAATTGAAAAAATAATTGAAAAAACTGATTTAATTACAAAAGTAAGAGGAAAAGGTTTATTAAATGCAATTTTAATTAATGATACTCCAGACAGCTCTACCGCGTGGAATCTTTGTGTAAAATTAAAAGAAAACGGGCTTTTGGCGAAACCTACCCACGGAAATATTATAAGATTGGCACCACCTTTGGTAATAACTGAAGAGCAGCTTTTAGACTGCGTCAGAATAATCGAAAAAACCATATTAGAATTTTAAACACAAATGCCACTTTCACTCGCAGTCATTACTTACAATGAAGAAGAAAATATTGTAAGGTTATTAGACTCACTCAAAAACACAGTAGATGAAATTATAATCGTTGATAGCTTTTCAACCGATAAGACCAAAGAGATTTGCTCTCAAAAATATCCTCAGGTAAAATTCTTTGAAAAAAAATTTAATGGGTATGGTGAACAAAAAAACCATGCCCTTGATTTATGTTGCCACGAATGGATCCTGTTTCTGGATGCCGATGAAGTTCCCGATGAAGATTTAAAAGAATCAATACAAATGGTTGTTTCTTCTAAAAACGCGGAATACAATGTTTACAATGCGAAGTTTAACAACCACCTAGGGATCCATACAATAAAATTCGGGGGATGGGGAAATGTTTGCAGGGAAAGACTTTTCAAAAAAGGTTGCGCAAGATATTCCGATGATAAAGTTCATGAATACTTGATTACCGATCAAAAAACAGGACTTTTGGAAGGAAAAATTGACCATTATACCTACAAAAGTATTTTTCATCATATTACCAAGATCAATATTTACTCTTGTATGATGGCTGATAAAATGTTTGAAAAAGGTAAAAAAATAAATCGCTTCAAAATTATTGTAAGCCCTATCTTTGAATTTATTAAAGTTTTTATCTTTAAGCTTGGCTTTCTAGACGGATTCCCAGGATTTTATATTGCTAAAACAATGTCATACTATACTTTTTTAAAATATATTAAATTGTATGAAAAAATCAGGCTGATAGAAATCGAAAAAAAGCAAGGTAAAATCTTATGATTTCTATTGTAATTTTATTTTTAATACTCATTTTTCTGACAGTTTACTTTCGGCTGTACCTTTTTGTATTCCCGAAAAACAGACTGATTATTCTTATGTATCATCAGATCGAAAAGGAAAGTCACGAGGATCTTACTGTGAGCCTTAAAAGCCTTGAACAGCAGTTTGAATATTTAAATAAAAAAAATTACACTTCAAAGTTTTTTTCTGAACTCAACACATTGGGAAAAAAAAGCATTATTCTTACCTTTGACGACGGATATAAAAACAATTTGGATTATCTGCCATCGTTATTGGAAAAGTATGATTTGAAAGCAACTATTTTTATTCCTACAAAATTTATTCAGGAAGGATATAAGGATTACCCCATGATGAGTTTTGAAGACATCAGAAGTTTAAACAAAAAACATTTTGAGATTGCTCTCCACAGTCACAACCATCAGAATTTCAGGGATATTTCTGCTGATTCTATAAAAACAGACTTGGAAACGAATATGCAGATTCTCAATAATGAAGGTATAAATTATTCAAAAGTATTAGCATATCCCTACGGAAAATATCCTAAGAAAACTGTTGAAAAAAAGAAAATTTTTTCGGTTTTAAAAAATTTAGGAATTGAATTTGCAGTAAGAATTGGAAATAAGGTGAATTATTTTCCTACAAATCAGCCATACGAACTGTGTAGAATAGATATAAAAGGCAAAGATTCGTTATTAAAATTCAAATTAAAACTTATCTTTGGAAGATTAAAACTGTTTTAGAAAGATATTAAATTTGATTTTTCTGATCAAACAAAAACGTTATGATGAATATAAGTGGTCTAATCATAACACATAATGAAGAAAAAAATATACAGGAAGTCCTGGATTGTTTTGATTTCTGCGATGAAATAGTAGTAGTAGATTCATACAGTACAGATAAAACTGTAGAAATTGCAAAAAAGCACCCTAATGTAAAGGTTATTCAAAATACATTTGAAGATTTTACAAAACAGAGAAATCTGGCTTTAGATGCAGCAAAAAACGATTGGGTATTATTCCTCGATGGAGATGAAAGAATAACCCCCGAATTAAGAAAAGAAATTATTGAAGAATTAAATAAACCTGAGCAAAAAGATGCCTATTATTTTTACAGGAAATTCTTTTTTGCCAATAAGCCGATTAATTTTTCGGGAACACAATCCGATAAAAATTTCAGGCTTTTCAGAAGATCCAAAGCGAGATATACAGCCGGAAAAAAGGTCCATGAAACGCTTGAAGTAAACGGATCAGTAGGAATTTTAAAGAATAAATTGCTTCATTATTCCGTTTCAGATTATGAGTCTTACCGAAAAAAAATGATTCATTACGGAATTTTAAAAGGAAAAGAATTGGCTGCAAAAGGTAAAAAGTTTAATATTTTAGTTCAATATCTTAAAACGGCTTTTAAGTTTTTTAAGGCATACGTTATGAGACTTGGTATTCTGGACGGAAAAGAAGGATATCAGCTTTCTTTCCTGCAGTCGCTGAGTGTTTTTGAAACTTATGAATCATTAAAAAAAGAGCAAAATTAGTTGAATGAAGATCTGTATCATAAGTTATGACTTCTGGGATTATGATAAGTATATTGTTGACACATTATGCAAACGGGGTATTGATGCACACCATATAAAAATCAGTACCGTTACTCATTCTAACTTTAATGAAAGGGCTGTCAATGCTTTAAGCAAAACTTTTTTAAGCAAAAATTTAAAAACAGAGAAAAGGCAGAAATATGTCCTTGATTCTCTGGAAAAGCTTGGACACCAGGATCAGATTCTGGTTTTGAATCCCGATACCTTCGATCTTTCAACACTCGAAAAAATCAGAAAATATACGGACAGGCTGATCACTTATTTATATGATAATCTTGAGCGGGTTCCGGTAGACGGAAAACTTCATCTTTTTGATAAGATCTTTTCCTTCGATATTATTGATGTTGAAAAGCATGGTTTTGAAAAGATAACCAATTACATCTATCTACCTTTCACTCCGAATGAAAAGCAAAATCCGCAGATGGACCTGTTCTACATCACATCTTATGACAACCGAAGAGTTTCGCTAATCAAACTGCTGGCAAAAAAACTGATCAATCTTGGCCTGAAATTCCAGATCATGGTCATTGGAAAAAAGTCATGGAAACACCAGCTCACCAATATTTTCATTAAGGTTCCTGAGAATTTGTTCCTGATTTTCAGTATCAAAAAAATACCGCATAACGATCTTCCAAAATATTATAAAAATTCAAAAGTTTTACTTGACCTGATGCGTGAAGGGCAATATGGATTGAGCTTCAGGGTTTTTGAGGCCATGTCCCTGGAAAAGAAAATTATCACTGATAATGAAGCCATTAAAGGTTATGATTTCTACAATCCGAATAATATTTTGATTTTAAACGAAAATATTAGTAATCTTGACAAATCTTTCTTTGAAACACCTTACGAAAAAATTCCAAAAGAAATCTATTACAGATATACGCTGGACCACTGGGTAAACAAAGTATTTGGACTGGATAATAAAAACTAAAGGATGGGAATCTTAAAAAAAATAAAAAAACATTTTAAAAGAAAAGAAAAGCTCAAAAATCTTAATACTCAAGATATTATCAATATCAATCTGTATGATGATTCAAAAAAAACGATTCTTTTTGCTTCAAAAGATTTTCCTACCCATGATAAAGATTCCGGCTCCAACAGACTCAAAGAAATTATTTTAATATATAAAGAATTAGGCTACAATTGTATTTTGTTTGCCCCTAATAATTTTGAAGATGATTCTTATGTGAAATTTTATCAACAGCATAATATCATCGTTTTTGTAGAAAATAAGAAGCACGAAAATATTTATTATTTTCTTTCTTCTTTAAAAAATGTAGATTATATCTGGTTTAATGGACCACTTGCATTAAATTTATTCTATAAAAAAATGAAAAGCATTTTACCTCGTACAAAATTTATTTACGATATGGTGGATATTCATTTTTTACGGTATAAAAGAGCTATTGAAATCGAACCGAACCGTTTGTCTTTAAAGAAAAATTATAAACATTTTTTCCGTTTAGAAACCGTTGTTGCCCCTCAACTGGATTACATTATTGCCATTTCTGAAAAAGAAAAAGAAATAATGGGCCAGTATGCTGATAAAAATAAAATCATCACGATTTCAAATATTCATTATCCAAAAATTAAGATTTCGGAAAGAAAAAACTTCCATGAGAGTGAAGGAATTATTTTCATAGGATCAATTCACGAACCCAATATTGATGCCGTGAAATTTTTATATGAAAAAATAATGCCTCTCGTTTGGAAAGAAAATCCGGAACTGGAAGTAAGTGTAATTGGGAATGTTGCGGATAAATTGGATATTAAGCAATATCCTAAATTCAAATTTTTAGGCTTTGTAGAAAGCATTGAAGAACATTTTATGAATTCTAAAATTATGGTGGCCCCTTTGAGGTTTGGAGCCGGTGTGAAAGGAAAAATCGGGCAGGCTTTTGAGTATTTTTTCCCGGTAGTTACTACAGAAATTGGCGCGGAAGGAATGCAGCTCACCGATAAGAAAAATATATTAATTGCCAATGATGAAAAAACTTTTGCAGCAGCTATTCTTGAATTGAATAATAATGAAGAACTTTGGAATACATTACGTGAGAATTCAGTGGACAGCCTTCGGGCTTTTTCTCCGGAAGAAGTAAAAGAAAAACTTAAAACTTTATAATCCATGCAGTTGAGTGTAAATTATCATGGTTTTTTTGACGGAAACTTTGGGATTTCTGAAGCTACCCGATTGAATGCTCTAGCATTGGAAAAGGTTGGAATTAATGTAAATCGCATTAATTATTCGAGTGAAACTTTTGAAAAAGTTGAAAATAATTCTTCCACAAAAATTGAAACTTCAATTAATATTTTTCATATTAATATCAATTTCATTAACGATTTTTTCTCCAAAAACCAAGATTTAGATTTAAAAAATCATTACAATATTATCTACTGGGCGTGGGAATTTCCCGAAGTCTCGGATAAAGTCGTTGAAATTTTAAATGTTTTTGATGAACTTTGGGTTCCCAGCGATTTCTGCGTCAACATTTTTACAAAATATACGGGAATTCCTGTCATCAGATTTTCTCACCCTATTCAAAAGCTTGAGGATTCAAAAGATTTTGATAAGACACAATACAATATTCCTCAACATTCAAAGATATATCTTACCATTTTCGATTCTCTGAGCACAACCATCAGAAAGAATCCGGAAGCTACTTTGGAGGCTTTTACAACCGTTTTTAAGGATGATAAAGAAAGCGTTCTAGTCGTAAAAACCCACAATCTCGAAAGAAGTAAGGACGCTCAAAAAGCTCTGGAAAAATATAACAATATTCCGAATATTATCATTATCAATGAACATTTTTCAAAAGAAAAGCTTCACTCTTTAATTCAGCAATCGGATGTTTTGATTTCGCTTCACGGTTCGGAAGGCTTTGGACTTACAATGGCGGAAGCAATGGCGTACGGAAAAATTGTAATGGGAACAGGCTATTCCGGAAACCTGGATTTTATGAATGTAAACAACAGCCTTTTAGTTCAATATGATTTCATCAAAACATCGAATACGAAAGGCTTAATTGATGAAGGGCTTACTCTTGCAAAACCACGACTGCAGGATGCTGTAGCGAAATTGCTATATATTAAAAATAATTTTAATGCTTTAGATCACTTTAGAGAAAACGCAAAATCGCAAATTGAAAATAATTTTTCATTAGAAACCATCGGAGAATTATTTAAAATAAGACTGGGCTTTATTAATAATTTTGACAAAGAAGATAAAGGCAGCAATGATGTGAATAATGTTTTCTATTTAAGCGAAATTGAAAAATTAAATAAACGAATTAACTATCTTGAACGAACCGTTTACAATAAAATTAGAAATAAAGTGAACGATTTTCTTAAGAAGATAAAAGGCAGGAAATAATTTATTTCTTGTCTTTTCTATTTCTGATATACATTTTGATATTGTAAATAAACTGAATCGGGGCACTTTTCTTATAAATTCTAAGATCCTTTTTCAGTAAAATATTTTCTACGTATAGCTTAATTAATGTTGATTTATTTTGTTTGATTCTATCTTCTGACAAAAGTTCTTCACTTCTTTTTTTGATAAGCCCTCCTACTCTTTTCAGTGAAAGATTACTAACAATAGTTTGCTGTCCTTTTTCTGCTTTTTCCTGAACATCATCGCTTCCTTCGTAGACCGTTTTCAAATATTCCCCGGCTTCTTTTAATGAAGGTTCAGACCAAATTGTATTAGAATTATAATTAAGATCATCAGAGCCGTATGATATTTTTTCACCCTCAACTAGAAAGCTGTTGTCTGCATTCATAAACTCTAGATTCCCGGAATATCCGGTTGCGATTACAGGCTTTTTGAAGTACATTGCCTCCGCCATTGTAAGCCCAAAACCTTCCGATCTGTGAAGCGAAATGTAGCTGTCACAATTGCTGATGATATAATTTAAAGCGTTTTTATCAAAGATCTTTTCAACAATTTTTATCTTTTTTGATTCTCCTATTTCTTTTAAAATTTGTTCTTTCTCAGAAGGAAATTTTGTAGAACGGGAAGTTTTTATCGTCAAAAAAGCATTGTTATCATCCTGATCAAAGGTTTTACGGAAGATCTTAATTAAATTAATCACATTCTTCCTTTCAATAGAACTGTTGTAATCAAAAATGAAAAGAAAATTAAAAAAATTCTTATCATAAAACTTCAATGCATCTTCATCATCCGTTGGCTGTAAGTCAATATTGATCGGATGAGGAATCACTTGTACCGGAAGACTGACATATTTTTCAATACATTCTTTACAATAGGTTGACGGCGTCCAGATTTCATCAAAAAGATTCATGTTCATCACATAATCTTCGGGAATAGTTTCCGATTCCCAGGCCATATAAAGAATATTATACTTATCCCTGAAAAAAGAATGATCGAAATAATCAAAGAAATTAGGCGTTTCAGACGGAGAAATCTGGATTAGATTAATCGGATGTGGTGCATGATCAGAGAATTCCGTGAAAGTAAGATCATTATTATTATGATTGGTTTTTACACTATAATTAATCAGGCTTATGGGAAGACCGACAGACTGTATCGCCTTGCAATTCAATCTTGTAGCTTCTGCAATACCAAATTCACCATTAATAAATCCAAAAACATTAATTCCTAATTCTGCCATTCTTGTTGTATATTAAACTGATTAATCTTCTAACGTTTCATAAAAATCATTTTGTTTTTTCTGTCTTTCAAAATTCTTTTTATGTATTAAAGATAATTTATAATCTTTCGGCACTTCCGTAAAATTTTTATTTCCATATAAAACTTCATGAACCTTATTCTTCCAGAAGATTTTCTTGTTGTTTTTTATGATTCTTGCCTGGTAATCCGGAAAATTGATGTAGCCTTCTTCATTCATATCCCAACCCATTTCCTTCACATATTCTTCAGTAATACCTTCAACAATATTGATTCTCGGAACAAAAAAAACTTCCACACTTTTTTCCTTTCTCAGGTAAGATTTTAATGTTTTTATGAAATGTTCGGTAGGATATTCATCCGCATCAATCTGGAAAAGATATCTCGAACTCGAATTTTCAATAAGCTTGTTCTTAAAAGTGGCAAAATCACCATTCAATTTTGTTTCAATAACTTTTATTTTCGGCTGATACTCTTCCAGCAGTTCACCTACTTTCTGATCCGGATTTGTAATATCGCGAAGAATAAGAATCTCATCATTCTTATCGATAAGTGGCAATAGCAGGTCGAGAAGAATCCTTAATTCCTGATGTTCATTACAGACCGTAATCCCGTAAGTAA
This region includes:
- the accC gene encoding acetyl-CoA carboxylase biotin carboxylase subunit, which encodes MFKKILIANRGEIAMRILRTCKEMGIKTVAVYSTADKDSLHVRFADEAVCIGPAMSKDSYLKIPNIIAAAEITNADAIHPGYGFLSENANFSRICQKNGIKFIGASPEQIEKMGDKANAKATMKAAGVPCVPGSDGLIESYEHAVKVAEETGYPVMIKATAGGGGKGMRAVWKAEDLKDHWESAIQEAVAAFGNGGMYMEKLIEEPRHIEIQIAGDQYGKACHLSERDCSVQRRNQKLTEETPSPFMTDELREKMGEAAVKAAEFIGYEGVGTIEFLVDKHRNFYFMEMNTRIQVEHPITEQVIDYDLIREQILLAAGTPISGINYYPKLHSIECRINAEDPYADFRPSPGKITGLNIPGGHGIRVDTHVYSGYTIPSNYDSMIAKLITTAQTREEAIAKMRRALEEFYIEGVKTTIPFHRQLMDNEDYLSGNYTTKFMEDFVMDRKYDNH
- the rocD gene encoding ornithine--oxo-acid transaminase is translated as MSTTETVKNSQYFIDLEDQYGAHNYHPLPVVLDKGEGVFVWDVEGKRYYDFLSAYSAVNQGHSHPKIVEALVNQAKKLALTSRAFYNSNLGEYEKKITTLFGFDKVLPMNSGAEAVETAVKLARKWSYEVKGISENSAKIIVCENNFHGRTTTIVSFSNDPDANQNYGPFTPGFIKIPYNDIAALEQVLNREAGNIAAFLVEPIQGEAGVYVPNDGFLKNASELCKKHNVLFIADEVQTGIARTGRLIACHHEDVQPDILILGKALSGGMYPVSAVLANNEIMNVIKPGQHGSTFGGNPIACAVAVAALDVVEDEKLSERAEELGKLFRSEIEKIIEKTDLITKVRGKGLLNAILINDTPDSSTAWNLCVKLKENGLLAKPTHGNIIRLAPPLVITEEQLLDCVRIIEKTILEF
- a CDS encoding glycosyltransferase family 2 protein, encoding MPLSLAVITYNEEENIVRLLDSLKNTVDEIIIVDSFSTDKTKEICSQKYPQVKFFEKKFNGYGEQKNHALDLCCHEWILFLDADEVPDEDLKESIQMVVSSKNAEYNVYNAKFNNHLGIHTIKFGGWGNVCRERLFKKGCARYSDDKVHEYLITDQKTGLLEGKIDHYTYKSIFHHITKINIYSCMMADKMFEKGKKINRFKIIVSPIFEFIKVFIFKLGFLDGFPGFYIAKTMSYYTFLKYIKLYEKIRLIEIEKKQGKIL
- a CDS encoding polysaccharide deacetylase family protein — translated: MISIVILFLILIFLTVYFRLYLFVFPKNRLIILMYHQIEKESHEDLTVSLKSLEQQFEYLNKKNYTSKFFSELNTLGKKSIILTFDDGYKNNLDYLPSLLEKYDLKATIFIPTKFIQEGYKDYPMMSFEDIRSLNKKHFEIALHSHNHQNFRDISADSIKTDLETNMQILNNEGINYSKVLAYPYGKYPKKTVEKKKIFSVLKNLGIEFAVRIGNKVNYFPTNQPYELCRIDIKGKDSLLKFKLKLIFGRLKLF
- a CDS encoding glycosyltransferase family 2 protein, with the protein product MMNISGLIITHNEEKNIQEVLDCFDFCDEIVVVDSYSTDKTVEIAKKHPNVKVIQNTFEDFTKQRNLALDAAKNDWVLFLDGDERITPELRKEIIEELNKPEQKDAYYFYRKFFFANKPINFSGTQSDKNFRLFRRSKARYTAGKKVHETLEVNGSVGILKNKLLHYSVSDYESYRKKMIHYGILKGKELAAKGKKFNILVQYLKTAFKFFKAYVMRLGILDGKEGYQLSFLQSLSVFETYESLKKEQN
- a CDS encoding glycosyltransferase family protein, with translation MKICIISYDFWDYDKYIVDTLCKRGIDAHHIKISTVTHSNFNERAVNALSKTFLSKNLKTEKRQKYVLDSLEKLGHQDQILVLNPDTFDLSTLEKIRKYTDRLITYLYDNLERVPVDGKLHLFDKIFSFDIIDVEKHGFEKITNYIYLPFTPNEKQNPQMDLFYITSYDNRRVSLIKLLAKKLINLGLKFQIMVIGKKSWKHQLTNIFIKVPENLFLIFSIKKIPHNDLPKYYKNSKVLLDLMREGQYGLSFRVFEAMSLEKKIITDNEAIKGYDFYNPNNILILNENISNLDKSFFETPYEKIPKEIYYRYTLDHWVNKVFGLDNKN
- a CDS encoding glycosyltransferase family 4 protein, with product MGILKKIKKHFKRKEKLKNLNTQDIININLYDDSKKTILFASKDFPTHDKDSGSNRLKEIILIYKELGYNCILFAPNNFEDDSYVKFYQQHNIIVFVENKKHENIYYFLSSLKNVDYIWFNGPLALNLFYKKMKSILPRTKFIYDMVDIHFLRYKRAIEIEPNRLSLKKNYKHFFRLETVVAPQLDYIIAISEKEKEIMGQYADKNKIITISNIHYPKIKISERKNFHESEGIIFIGSIHEPNIDAVKFLYEKIMPLVWKENPELEVSVIGNVADKLDIKQYPKFKFLGFVESIEEHFMNSKIMVAPLRFGAGVKGKIGQAFEYFFPVVTTEIGAEGMQLTDKKNILIANDEKTFAAAILELNNNEELWNTLRENSVDSLRAFSPEEVKEKLKTL
- a CDS encoding glycosyltransferase → MQLSVNYHGFFDGNFGISEATRLNALALEKVGINVNRINYSSETFEKVENNSSTKIETSINIFHININFINDFFSKNQDLDLKNHYNIIYWAWEFPEVSDKVVEILNVFDELWVPSDFCVNIFTKYTGIPVIRFSHPIQKLEDSKDFDKTQYNIPQHSKIYLTIFDSLSTTIRKNPEATLEAFTTVFKDDKESVLVVKTHNLERSKDAQKALEKYNNIPNIIIINEHFSKEKLHSLIQQSDVLISLHGSEGFGLTMAEAMAYGKIVMGTGYSGNLDFMNVNNSLLVQYDFIKTSNTKGLIDEGLTLAKPRLQDAVAKLLYIKNNFNALDHFRENAKSQIENNFSLETIGELFKIRLGFINNFDKEDKGSNDVNNVFYLSEIEKLNKRINYLERTVYNKIRNKVNDFLKKIKGRK
- a CDS encoding glycosyltransferase, with translation MAELGINVFGFINGEFGIAEATRLNCKAIQSVGLPISLINYSVKTNHNNNDLTFTEFSDHAPHPINLIQISPSETPNFFDYFDHSFFRDKYNILYMAWESETIPEDYVMNMNLFDEIWTPSTYCKECIEKYVSLPVQVIPHPINIDLQPTDDEDALKFYDKNFFNFLFIFDYNSSIERKNVINLIKIFRKTFDQDDNNAFLTIKTSRSTKFPSEKEQILKEIGESKKIKIVEKIFDKNALNYIISNCDSYISLHRSEGFGLTMAEAMYFKKPVIATGYSGNLEFMNADNSFLVEGEKISYGSDDLNYNSNTIWSEPSLKEAGEYLKTVYEGSDDVQEKAEKGQQTIVSNLSLKRVGGLIKKRSEELLSEDRIKQNKSTLIKLYVENILLKKDLRIYKKSAPIQFIYNIKMYIRNRKDKK
- a CDS encoding glycosyltransferase, with amino-acid sequence MLDFLKPITITYGITVCNEHQELRILLDLLLPLIDKNDEILILRDITNPDQKVGELLEEYQPKIKVIETKLNGDFATFKNKLIENSSSRYLFQIDADEYPTEHFIKTLKSYLRKEKSVEVFFVPRINIVEGITEEYVKEMGWDMNEEGYINFPDYQARIIKNNKKIFWKNKVHEVLYGNKNFTEVPKDYKLSLIHKKNFERQKKQNDFYETLED